The Leptotrichia trevisanii DSM 22070 DNA segment TGAATTTTGTGAGAAGGATTACAGGCTGGAAATTCGTAAAAATAATTTTTTGATGAAATTGATTTTGGAGAAAAAAGATGATGTTTGGGAAGGAAAGTATAAATTAAATGATGAAATTTTTCATATTGTATATAGAAATGATAAATTTTATTATAAAAATACCGAAAGAGAAATATCAGAATTAAAAGATTTTAAATTTTATTTTCAATATGGTAAGATTGAGAAGGAAAAGTTAAAGGATATGCACTTTTTTAACGCTTTTTTGGCTCCAAAAGATTCGTTTTATTATAAAGATGGGATAACCGGGAAGTATATTGAACGTAAAAAGATAAATTTTGATAATGAAGAAACTGGAGAAAATATTAGGGAAGAATGTGGCTTAGGAGAGGAAAGTATGATAAAATTACATTAAATAAAAAAGAGTTAAAAAATTAGGAGAGAAAAGATGTACTTAAAAGCATTGGAGCTGACAGGATTTAAATCGTTTGCGAATAGGACTGTTGTGGAGTTTGACAATGGGATTACTTCGATTGTTGGGCCTAACGGGAGTGGGAAGAGTAATATTCTGGATGCGATTTTGTGGGTTTTGGGAGAGCAGAGTTATAAGAATATACGGGCGAAAGAGAGTTCAGATATTATTTTTTCTGGCGGAAAGAATAAAAAGCCAAAGTCTATGGCGGAAGTCAGTCTTATTATTGATAACGGGGATAGATATCTGGATATTGATTTTTCAGAAGTTAAGATTACTCGAAGAATTTTTAAGACAGGGGAAAATGAGTATCTTATAAATAATAAGAAATCTAGGCTTAAAGATATTCATAATCTTTTTATGGATACAGGAATTGGAAAGCAGGCTTACTCGATAATTGGGCAAGGGCGTGTAGAGAGAATTATTGGTTCTTCCCCAAAGGAATTGAAGGAAATTATTGAAGAGGCGGCTGGAGTAAAAAGGGCTAAGATTGAGAAGGAAGATTCTGAGAAAAAGTTGCAGGATTTGAAAAATGAAATTGAAAAAATTGATTATGTGGAAAAAGACTTGAAACTGCGAGTTGATTATTTGAAAAAGGAGCAGGAAAAGGCAAGGCTTTTTAAGGATTATACAAAAAAAATTGATGTACAGCGATTTATGGTTCTGGAGTATAATGTCAATGAAAAGAGTTCGCTAAAATATGAGTATGAGGAAAAAAGTCAGGAAATACAGGAAGAATTAGAAAAAAGTGAAAAGAATTTTTCAGAAAAACAGGCGGAACTCCAAAGAACTAATGAAATTCGGGAAGAATTGTACAAAAATCTGGAAAGTCAAAAAAATGAAAATAGCGAAAACTTTAAAAATTTGGAAATTTTAAAAGACGAGTATTCAAAGCTAGTGAATCAAAATTCCAATTTGGAAACGGAAGCTAATGAAAAAGCTAAAAGAAAAAGCATTTTGGAAAAGGATATCGCTGAAAAAGAGGAAATTTTGAATAATTCCAGAAGTGAACTTGAGCTTATTACAAAGGATTTGGCTGCAAAGGAAAAGGAAAAGGCTGAGTGGGAAAGCAAAGTTGGGGAATTGAAGCAGAAAAGTGATAAAATTACGCTTGAACTGAGAGAACGGACACAAAAGAACTCTAATTTTGAAGTGGATAAAATAAAAGTCGCTGGGGAAAATGAGGATCTGGGAAAAAGGGTTTTGGCAGCAAAAACTGAAAATAAAAGGCGTATCGCTGAGAAAAGTATTGTAGAAGCAGAGTTTAACAAAATAAATGAAGAAAAACAGACTTTTGAAATACAAAAATCAGAAAATGAGAAGCAGAAACTTGAAAAGGAGCTGAAAATTCAGAAACTCAATGAAAAAACAGAGGAACTGAGAAAGGAATATTCTGGAATTAATAAACAGAAAAATGAGATTAGCTACAAACTTCAGAATTTTGAGGTTAAACAAAAGGCGATTTCGGATGCTATTGAGAAAAATGAAACTTTTAATCGAAGCATAAAGCATATTCTGAATGAAAAAATTGATGGAGTAATTGGTGCTTTTGTTAATTTGATTGATGTTCCAGCGGGATTTGAGGAAGCGGTGCAGACTTTATCTGGTGGAATGTTTCAGGATATTGTTGTAAATGATAGTGAAATTGGGAAAAAATGTATTGGAATTCTGAAAGATAAAAAATTAGGAAGGGCTTCGTTTTTGCCAATTGAAAATATTCGTGTTTCCAAAATGAATGAGTTTTTGCCTGTAATTGATAATGCTTTAGAGCAAAATGATTTTAAAAATAAAATGTCAGATGAGGAAATTCAAAATGTAATTTCAAACACAAAAGGAAAAAATGGAATTATTGATTTTGCAAGAAATATTGTAAAAGTTGAGAAGAAATTTGCAAATAAAAATATAGAAAAAGTTATTCAGTTTGTGTATGGAAATTCAGTTGTTGTTGAAAATCTGGAAGTTGGGACGCAGCTTTTGAAAAAAGGCTTTAATGACAGGATTGTTACACTTGAGGGGGATATTATCACTTCCCGTGGGAGAATGACTGGTGGACATTCGTTTAAAGGGAAAGATGAAATTCTGGAGCGAAAAAAGGAATTGAAACATCTGGAAGTTGAAATCGAGAAAAATAAAAAGAACTTTGAGGAATTTGAAAATAAATTGTCTAAAATTGTTTTGGAGGCTGAAAAAGTTGAGGTAGAAAGGACAGAGGCGGAAAAATTATTTGAGAATTTTAAAAATCAATATCAGGCGTTTAATGAGAATTATGATGATTTTAGTATTAAATTTAGTCGAAAACAGCGGGAAATCAATACCTTGAACTATGAAATTTCTGAAAATGAGAAATTTATTTTGGAAAAGGAAACTAAAATAAAGGAAAATCTGGAACTAATTCAAAATATTGAAAAAAATATTGAAGAAAATAATCTTAAAATGGAAAGTTTGAATGAGGAATTGAAACAATTTGAAAATATTGATGAATTTATCCAGAAATTTAATGCAGCAGATAGGGATTATGAAGTTTTAAAAGTTAGAACGGATAATAATAAAAATCGTTTTGCAGAAATTGAGTCTGATTATAAAAAACTGTTGGATGAAAAGGCCGAACTGGCTGAGTTTGAGAAGAAAAGAGAAATGCTGGGAAATGAGCTTTCTAGAAAAATTTCAAATAAAAAGATAGAAATTGAGAAAAATGAGAAATTAAATGAGAATATTTTAGGTGAGATTCAGAAAATTGAAAAAAATATTCACGAAATTGAAGAAAAGGAAAGAAAATTCATTGGTGAAATTAAAGATATTGAAGTAAATATGTTAAGACATAAAAATGATTATGAAAAAATTATTGAGAAAATTACACGAAATGATAGTGAACTTGAATTTCAGATGGCTGAATTTAAGGAGCTGGAAAGTGAAGAAATTCTGGAAAATGAGGAATATTTTGAAATTGCTGATGAAAATGAGCTGATGGCGACAAAGAAAAAACTGGCGGTAAATGAGAGAAGCCGTATTGACATTGGGGTTGTAAATCTTGCCTCAATAGATGAATTTGAGCATGAAAACGAACGGTATCAGGATATTGTGACACAGAAAAGGGACTTGCTGGAGAGCCGTGAGGCACTGCTTGGATTTATTCGGGAAATTGAAGAGGAAGTTACAACCAAATTTTTTGTGGCTTATGAACAGATAAATAAAAATTTCCAGTATATGTGTGAAACGATTTTGAATGGAGCCAAAGGAATAATTAAAATGACGGATCCTGAAAACTTGCTCACAACAGGCTTGGAACTGAGTGTAAAATACAAAAATAAACCTGAACAGACGTTACTTCTTCTTTCAGGTGGAGAAAAATCAATGCTTGCAGTATCGTTTATAATGGCAATCTTTATGTTCAAGCCAAGTCCGTTTACATTCTTTGATGAAATTGAGGCGGCACTGGATGAGAAAAATACAAAGAGAATTGTGGAATTGCTTCACCAGTTTATTGATAAATCGCAATTTATCCTGATAACTCATAACAAGGAAACAATGAAAGGTTCTCATAGACTTTACGGGGTTACAATGAATAAGGAAATCGGGGAAACTAAGATTGTTTCGGTGGATGTTTAGCTGTTAGATTATAAAATTATGTTTTTTATTTATTTTGGCGAACATTTTTACTGGAAATATTTTAATATTTTTGATAAAATATAGTTAAAAATTGTAATATAGTAAAATCATTTAAAACTGAATTTAGAATTTTACTTAAATATCAGAATCTAAGTTTGAGATTAAAGTGGTTTGAGTGTATAAAAGAAAGTGATTTAAAGAGAGAAAGGAGATATGTGTAAAAGGTTTTTCACATAATTGGGAAGATGTTAAAAAAATTATTAGGGCTAATAACAATGTTTCTGCTATCGGTTATAGGTTTTGCCGAAGTGGATATTTCACAGATAGCAAGTGATTATCCGTATAAGGATAGTGCAATAATGGCAACAGTTCTTGGGACACCGGCTGATCAGCAGTACAAATTTAAAAATCCGAAAGGTCCAAAAGTTAGAAAATTTACAACAACAAAAAAAATTCCTGAAATATTGCGGCAATGGAAGGATTACGAGTACGGTGTATGGACTCAGAAGGGGAAAAAGGCACCACTTATGATTATAGTTTCGGGGACAGGTTCACTTTATAATAGTGGAATGTCACTTTATCTGGCAAATGTGTTTTATGACAAAGGTTACAACGTAATTGCATTCAGTTCCCCAACAACAATGCCGTATATTGTAAGTCAAAGTAAAAATGCGTATGCAGGGTATATAAAAGATGAAACTACACAGCTGTATTCTTTGATAAGCCAGGCTATTTTAAGAGAAAAAGGGGATGGAATGAAAATTGATAAAATTTATATCGGTGGCTACAGTTTAGGTGGTTTTCAGTCGCTTTTACTTCATGAACTGGATGAAAAGAATAGTAGAAGAATAGGAATTGATAAATCATTATTATTAAATTCACCAATCAGTATTTTAACTGCAACAAAGAATTTAGATGGTTTTTTAGTAAAAAATGGAATTTATGATGCAAGAAGTCTGGAAAAATATATGGATACGATATTTAGTAGACTTATGTATGATGATACAATAAAAATAAAAGACATTGAATTTTCAAATCTTACTACTTCATTGGGTAAATTGGGACTTGGAGAAAAGGATTTTGAAGTGCTGACAGGATTGTTGTTTAGATTTTATTCAGCTAATATGACTTTTGCTGGAGAGGTGTTTAGTGGAAGAAATGCAACTGGTAGGCTTTCGGATAAAAAATCGTATAAACGTTTTGATTCAGTTTCAAAGGAATTTAGGGAAGGATTGTCAGTTTCATTTGACGAATATGCGAAGGAGATCCTATATCCATATCTGAAGAAAAATAAAAATCCTAATCTTGATTTTAATGAATTTGTTGATGAATTTGATTTAAAACATAGTCAGGATTTTATAAACAGAAATAATAAAAATATTATATTTATGACATCTACAAATGATGTTTTATATTCAAGTCAAGATTTGGATTATATACAAAATACATTCTCAAATAAAGTTCTAATACCATTTGGTGGACATACAGGGGTTCTTTGGCATAAGGATGTGGTAAACTTGATGGTAGATAAATTGGAGGAAAATTAAAAATGACAGGAAAAAATAAATTATTAATATTTGGAACTATGCTTGCTGTTGCAACAATTGGACAAGCTGAATTAATGGAAATAAAAAATGAAGATACTGTAATGTTTCTGGAGGAAAACAATAGGGAAGTAAATGACGATTTGTTTGTTGAATTTGTAAATGGTAAGACGGTGGAAGCACCTGATAAAAATATTGAATTAGTTTCACAGACAAACATAAAGACAAAAAAGAACAAACCTGATAAAAATAAATACATTGCTTTTGAACAGGATAGTTATGGAATATTGGCAGAAAATCTGGAAGAATTAAACGAAGATTACATTGCATCAAGTCAAGTGTTTCAATTAACTGGAATAAATGATTCACTGGAGCCATTCAACAGAAGAATGTACGCCTTTAACACGCAGCTTGACAGAAAAGTACTTTACCCAGCCTCACGTATCTATGCGACAATTGTTCCAAAGCCAATAAGAAAAGGAATTTCAAACTTCTATAGTAATTTTAGCGAAATACCGACATTCATAAATTCAGTATTGCAGCTAAAACCTGGAAAAGCGGCAAATGCACTTGGAAGATTTGTTGTAAACTCGACAGTGGGACTTCTGGGAGTGACAGATGTTGCTAAAAACATGGGAATGAAAAGAGATCCTGAAACAATGGGAGATACTTTAGGGCATTATGGAGTTGGATCAGGCTCCTATTTGGTATTGCCGATGTATGGGCCAAGCAGTATAAGAGATGCGGTTGGAACGGGAATAGATACAGTGATGGAAAATAAAGTGAGAGGTGTAGCTGAAGAAAAACTCTTTTTCGATACAGGAGTCTTTGATAAAACGGTTTATGGATTTACAAGGCCAGCTGTAACAGGGCTGAATGCACGTTCTATGCTGAGTATGAGATACGGGGATTTAAATTCTCCATTTGAATATGATTTAGTGAAGGCACTTTACTATAATTATAGAAAAATACAAATTGTAAAATAAAAAATTATTTAGCTGGATGGGAGGAATTAGGATGAGTTACATAAAAGATGTGGATTTGGAAGTATATAATGCGATTGTAAAAGAGGAAAAAAGGCAGGAGGAAGGAATTGAACTGATTGCATCTGAAAATTTTGTTTCAAAGGCTGTGATGGAAGCAGCTGGTTCTGTATTTACAAATAAATATGCTGAAGGATATCCAGGGAAGAGATATTATGGTGGATGTGTAAATGCTGACGTTGTGGAAAGTCTTGCAATTGAAAGATTAAAACAGGTATTTGGGGCAAAATATGCAAATGTACAGCCACATTCAGGATCTCAGGCAAATATGGGAGTTTATGTGGCACTTCTTGAAGCTGGAGATAAAATTCTTGGAATGAGCCTTAGTGCAGGTGGGCATTTGACACATGGTTATAAAATCAATTTTTCTGGAAAAAATTACATTGGGCTGGAATATGGCTTAAATCCTGAAACAGAATTGATCGACTATGAAGCAGTCAGAGAAATTGCATTAAGGGAAAAGCCTAAAATGATAGTTGCAGGAGCAAGTGCCTATTCGAGAATAATTGACTTTAGGAGATTTAGGGAAATTGCTGATGAAATTGGGGCATATCTGATGGTGGATATGGCTCATATAGCTGGACTTGTAGCAACAGGACTTCATCCAAATCCAATAGAATATGCAGATGTAGTAACTTCAACAACTCATAAGACGTTAAGAGGGCCTCGTGGCGGAATAATTTTGACAAACAATGAAGAGATTGCTAAAAAAATTGACAAGACAATATTTCCGGGAATACAAGGCGGGCCATTAGTTCATATAATTGCTGCGAAAGCCGTCGCATTTAAAGAGGCACTTAGCCCAGAATACAAAAAATATCAGGAACAGGTGGCAAAAAATGCAAAAGTTCTGTCAGAAGAACTGGTAAAAGGAGGACTTAGAATTGTAAGCGGAGGTACTGACAACCATTTAATGCTGGTAGATTTACGTCCAATGGGAGTTACAGGAAAATTAGCTGAAGCAAAACTGGAAGAAGCTGGAATCACTTGTAACAAGAACGCCATTCCAAATGATCCCGAAAAACCATTCGTTACAAGTGGGATAAGACTAGGAACGCCTGCAATTACAGCTCGTGGATTTAAGGAAGAGGAAACAAGACAGGTGGCACAGTTTATATTGACTGTTTTAGGAAATATAAATGACAGTGAAAAAATTGCCCAAGTAAAAGAGGAAGTTTTAAAATTAACAGAAAAATTTCCACTTTATAAAGATAAATAAAATGGAAAATAAATTAGGAGAAAATGTGAGAAAAAATAATAGAAAAAATGATGAAATGAGAGAAGTAAAAGTAACAAAAAATTACATTATTCATCCAGAAGGTTCAGTCCTAATCGAATTTGGCAACACAAAAGTTATCTGCAACGCAACTGTTGAGGAAAAAATACCAAGATGGCTGAAAGGAACAGGTTCAGGATGGATAACAGCAGAATACAGCATGCTCCCGAGAGCTACAAATGCACGTGTTCAGAGGGAATCAATAAAGGGAAAACTTTCTGGAAGAACCATGGAAATCCAACGTCTAATCGGAAGAGCCCTAAGAGCTGCAATAGACTTGGAAAAACTGGGAGAAAGAACAATAATGATTGACTGCGATGTAATTCAGGCAGATGGTGGAACAAGAACAGCTTCAATTACAGGAGCATATCTTGCTTTGGAACTGGCAATTGAAAAATTAATAGACGAAGGAAAACTAAAAGAAATCCCCATAAAATCAAAAGTCGCAGCAATAAGTGTAGGAAAAGTTCGAAATGAACTGCTTCTTGACTTGGAATACGAAGAAGATTCAAAAGCGGATGTGGATATGAATATTGTAATGAACGACAAAGGTGAATTTATCGAGTTGCAGGGAACAGGAGAAGAAGCAACTTTTACCCATGCAGAACTATTAAAATTTATAGAGTTGTCAAAAAATGCCTTTGATAAATTATTCAGTTTGTAAACTAAAAAAAATTTTAAGAAAGGGGTGAGAGGCTAAATGAAAAAGACTGGAATGGAAAAATTATTTGATGAGTATATGAAAAGGATACAGGCTGGGGATACAAAGGCAATGAATGAGATTGGACTTATTTTTCAGAATAATTATGATAATGAAAATGCTAAAAAATGGTTTTTGAAGGCTGTTGAAGCAGGGGATTATGAATTTGCAAATAATCTGGGGTATCTTTATGCTGGCCAGCATGATTTTGAGAATGCTAAAAAATATTACTTAATTGCAATTGAAAATAAAGATTACGATGCCTTAAATAATTTGGCAATTTTGTATGAACAGAATAGGAAAAATGAAGAAGCTGAGAAATATTTCATAAAAGCAATCGAAAAGAATTGTGAAGGTGCAAAGGAAAATCTTTTGACATTCTATAATTCGACTAAACAGACAGAAAAGGAAAAGGATATTTATTTACAGATGGCTTGGAAAGACGATATTAATGCAATGAACCGTTTGGGAATGATTTTTGGAAACGAAGGGAATTTTAAGGAAGCTGAAAAATGGTTTTTGAAAGCTGCAGCACTTGGGGATGAGCATGCGAAGAGTAATTTAAAAGTGCTAAGGAATAATTTTGGAAAAATCTAATTAAAAATGAATATAGATAAAAGAGTATTTAGTAAAATAAAAAAATATGAAATTTTGATTGATTTTTCAAATTAAGATTTGACTAATTTGATTATATGTGGTAACATTAAAATAAGATAATTAAATATAAAATAAATAAATTGGAGGAATTAGAATGGGATTATTTGATTTATTCAAAAAAGGTAAAAAAGATGAAGAAGTTAAACAGGAATTTGACGGAAAAGTGGTAGCACCTATTTCAGGAAACTTATTACCTTTATCAGAAGTACCTGATGAAGTTTTCGCTCAAAAAATGGTAGGAGATGGAGTTGCTATCGAACCAACTGCGTCAGGTGTAATGTTGGCACCAGCTTCTGGAAGAGTAGAAAAAATCTTTGATACTAATCATGCTTTCAGTATTGTAACACCTTCTGGAATTGAAATTTTTGTTCACTTTGGAATGGATACAGTTCAATTGGAAGGAAAAGGATTTGAAAGAATCGCTGAAGAAGGAGCAGTAGTAAAAGCAGGAGATCCATTAATCAAATATGATTACGATTTCTTGAAAGCAAACGCAAAATCAATTATCACACCAGTAATTATTTCAAACTACGAAGATTATGCTTCATTAAATCCAGTTGAATCAGGAACTGCAACAGCAGGAGTAACACTTGTATTAAATGTTCAAAAATAATTTAATAAAATAAAATTC contains these protein-coding regions:
- a CDS encoding tetratricopeptide repeat protein; translated protein: MKKTGMEKLFDEYMKRIQAGDTKAMNEIGLIFQNNYDNENAKKWFLKAVEAGDYEFANNLGYLYAGQHDFENAKKYYLIAIENKDYDALNNLAILYEQNRKNEEAEKYFIKAIEKNCEGAKENLLTFYNSTKQTEKEKDIYLQMAWKDDINAMNRLGMIFGNEGNFKEAEKWFLKAAALGDEHAKSNLKVLRNNFGKI
- a CDS encoding PTS sugar transporter subunit IIA, with product MGLFDLFKKGKKDEEVKQEFDGKVVAPISGNLLPLSEVPDEVFAQKMVGDGVAIEPTASGVMLAPASGRVEKIFDTNHAFSIVTPSGIEIFVHFGMDTVQLEGKGFERIAEEGAVVKAGDPLIKYDYDFLKANAKSIITPVIISNYEDYASLNPVESGTATAGVTLVLNVQK
- the glyA gene encoding serine hydroxymethyltransferase, which produces MSYIKDVDLEVYNAIVKEEKRQEEGIELIASENFVSKAVMEAAGSVFTNKYAEGYPGKRYYGGCVNADVVESLAIERLKQVFGAKYANVQPHSGSQANMGVYVALLEAGDKILGMSLSAGGHLTHGYKINFSGKNYIGLEYGLNPETELIDYEAVREIALREKPKMIVAGASAYSRIIDFRRFREIADEIGAYLMVDMAHIAGLVATGLHPNPIEYADVVTSTTHKTLRGPRGGIILTNNEEIAKKIDKTIFPGIQGGPLVHIIAAKAVAFKEALSPEYKKYQEQVAKNAKVLSEELVKGGLRIVSGGTDNHLMLVDLRPMGVTGKLAEAKLEEAGITCNKNAIPNDPEKPFVTSGIRLGTPAITARGFKEEETRQVAQFILTVLGNINDSEKIAQVKEEVLKLTEKFPLYKDK
- a CDS encoding AAA family ATPase, which encodes MYLKALELTGFKSFANRTVVEFDNGITSIVGPNGSGKSNILDAILWVLGEQSYKNIRAKESSDIIFSGGKNKKPKSMAEVSLIIDNGDRYLDIDFSEVKITRRIFKTGENEYLINNKKSRLKDIHNLFMDTGIGKQAYSIIGQGRVERIIGSSPKELKEIIEEAAGVKRAKIEKEDSEKKLQDLKNEIEKIDYVEKDLKLRVDYLKKEQEKARLFKDYTKKIDVQRFMVLEYNVNEKSSLKYEYEEKSQEIQEELEKSEKNFSEKQAELQRTNEIREELYKNLESQKNENSENFKNLEILKDEYSKLVNQNSNLETEANEKAKRKSILEKDIAEKEEILNNSRSELELITKDLAAKEKEKAEWESKVGELKQKSDKITLELRERTQKNSNFEVDKIKVAGENEDLGKRVLAAKTENKRRIAEKSIVEAEFNKINEEKQTFEIQKSENEKQKLEKELKIQKLNEKTEELRKEYSGINKQKNEISYKLQNFEVKQKAISDAIEKNETFNRSIKHILNEKIDGVIGAFVNLIDVPAGFEEAVQTLSGGMFQDIVVNDSEIGKKCIGILKDKKLGRASFLPIENIRVSKMNEFLPVIDNALEQNDFKNKMSDEEIQNVISNTKGKNGIIDFARNIVKVEKKFANKNIEKVIQFVYGNSVVVENLEVGTQLLKKGFNDRIVTLEGDIITSRGRMTGGHSFKGKDEILERKKELKHLEVEIEKNKKNFEEFENKLSKIVLEAEKVEVERTEAEKLFENFKNQYQAFNENYDDFSIKFSRKQREINTLNYEISENEKFILEKETKIKENLELIQNIEKNIEENNLKMESLNEELKQFENIDEFIQKFNAADRDYEVLKVRTDNNKNRFAEIESDYKKLLDEKAELAEFEKKREMLGNELSRKISNKKIEIEKNEKLNENILGEIQKIEKNIHEIEEKERKFIGEIKDIEVNMLRHKNDYEKIIEKITRNDSELEFQMAEFKELESEEILENEEYFEIADENELMATKKKLAVNERSRIDIGVVNLASIDEFEHENERYQDIVTQKRDLLESREALLGFIREIEEEVTTKFFVAYEQINKNFQYMCETILNGAKGIIKMTDPENLLTTGLELSVKYKNKPEQTLLLLSGGEKSMLAVSFIMAIFMFKPSPFTFFDEIEAALDEKNTKRIVELLHQFIDKSQFILITHNKETMKGSHRLYGVTMNKEIGETKIVSVDV
- the rph gene encoding ribonuclease PH; translation: MRKNNRKNDEMREVKVTKNYIIHPEGSVLIEFGNTKVICNATVEEKIPRWLKGTGSGWITAEYSMLPRATNARVQRESIKGKLSGRTMEIQRLIGRALRAAIDLEKLGERTIMIDCDVIQADGGTRTASITGAYLALELAIEKLIDEGKLKEIPIKSKVAAISVGKVRNELLLDLEYEEDSKADVDMNIVMNDKGEFIELQGTGEEATFTHAELLKFIELSKNAFDKLFSL
- a CDS encoding MlaA family lipoprotein, with translation MTGKNKLLIFGTMLAVATIGQAELMEIKNEDTVMFLEENNREVNDDLFVEFVNGKTVEAPDKNIELVSQTNIKTKKNKPDKNKYIAFEQDSYGILAENLEELNEDYIASSQVFQLTGINDSLEPFNRRMYAFNTQLDRKVLYPASRIYATIVPKPIRKGISNFYSNFSEIPTFINSVLQLKPGKAANALGRFVVNSTVGLLGVTDVAKNMGMKRDPETMGDTLGHYGVGSGSYLVLPMYGPSSIRDAVGTGIDTVMENKVRGVAEEKLFFDTGVFDKTVYGFTRPAVTGLNARSMLSMRYGDLNSPFEYDLVKALYYNYRKIQIVK
- a CDS encoding alpha/beta hydrolase gives rise to the protein MLKKLLGLITMFLLSVIGFAEVDISQIASDYPYKDSAIMATVLGTPADQQYKFKNPKGPKVRKFTTTKKIPEILRQWKDYEYGVWTQKGKKAPLMIIVSGTGSLYNSGMSLYLANVFYDKGYNVIAFSSPTTMPYIVSQSKNAYAGYIKDETTQLYSLISQAILREKGDGMKIDKIYIGGYSLGGFQSLLLHELDEKNSRRIGIDKSLLLNSPISILTATKNLDGFLVKNGIYDARSLEKYMDTIFSRLMYDDTIKIKDIEFSNLTTSLGKLGLGEKDFEVLTGLLFRFYSANMTFAGEVFSGRNATGRLSDKKSYKRFDSVSKEFREGLSVSFDEYAKEILYPYLKKNKNPNLDFNEFVDEFDLKHSQDFINRNNKNIIFMTSTNDVLYSSQDLDYIQNTFSNKVLIPFGGHTGVLWHKDVVNLMVDKLEEN